In the Kribbella sp. NBC_00482 genome, one interval contains:
- a CDS encoding FdhF/YdeP family oxidoreductase, translating to MVDIEQPKQKAAGVPAVLSSFKFGLREMGPVRTGRAFLKMNQDRGFDCPSCAWPDPEHKHAAEFCENGAKAVAWEATRKRVPRAFFAENSVADIDRISEFDLGKLGRITEPMLLRAGATHYEPIGWEEAFQVVARHLKALVDPNDAVFYTSGRTSNEAAFLYQLFVRAYGTNNLPDCSNMCHESSGTALLRVVGSGKGAVTLKMLEESELIVVVGQNPGTNAPRMLSHLEVAKRNGAAIVAVNPLPEPGLMKFMNPQKPRGLVGKGTQLADQHLRIRIGGDQALFLALGHLLLEAEAANPGTVLDKSFIESHTSGFELYAKHNTELDWPAVEQATGLRQAEIEELAQRFIKSKATVVAWAMGLTQHRDAVATITEVVNVLLLQGNIGKPGAGPCPVRGHSNVQGDRSMGIWEKMPDTFLDRLDHEFSFTSPRVHGIDAAETVKRLRDGAVRVFFAMGGNFASATPDTEVVHRGLRQCDLTVHVSTKLNRSHTVTGREALILPTLGRTDHDHTAAGPQSVSVEDSQGAVHLSKGNLMPPAPELKSEIGIVCGLAQSVVPDVGQIPWADFADDYSLIRQRIGRVADGYENFEERLRDGDGGFLLAHAARDKREFKTSDARAQFTANELTWLPTEPGRLLLQTLRSHDQFNTTIYGLEDRYRGIHGTRDVVFVHPDDLAELGLQDGGYVDIVSEFQGVERRASHFRLVSYPTARGCVAAYYPETNVLMSADDLAKGSNTPVAKGITVRLVAS from the coding sequence ATGGTCGATATCGAACAGCCGAAGCAGAAGGCCGCCGGCGTGCCCGCCGTGCTGTCGTCGTTCAAGTTCGGTCTCCGCGAGATGGGGCCGGTGCGCACCGGCCGCGCCTTCCTGAAGATGAACCAGGACCGCGGGTTCGACTGCCCCTCCTGCGCCTGGCCGGATCCGGAGCACAAGCACGCCGCCGAGTTCTGTGAGAACGGCGCGAAGGCGGTGGCCTGGGAGGCGACCCGCAAGCGGGTGCCGCGGGCGTTCTTCGCCGAGAACTCGGTCGCGGACATCGACCGGATCTCCGAGTTCGACCTCGGCAAGCTCGGCCGGATCACCGAGCCGATGCTGCTGCGGGCCGGCGCCACGCACTACGAGCCGATCGGCTGGGAAGAGGCGTTCCAGGTCGTCGCCCGGCACCTGAAGGCCCTCGTCGACCCGAACGACGCCGTCTTCTACACCTCCGGCCGGACCAGCAACGAGGCCGCGTTCCTGTACCAGCTGTTCGTCCGCGCCTACGGCACCAACAACCTCCCCGACTGCTCGAACATGTGCCACGAGTCGTCCGGTACGGCGCTGCTCCGGGTGGTCGGCAGCGGCAAGGGCGCGGTCACCCTGAAGATGCTCGAGGAGTCCGAGCTGATCGTGGTCGTCGGGCAGAACCCGGGCACGAACGCGCCGCGGATGCTCAGCCACCTCGAGGTCGCCAAGCGCAACGGCGCCGCGATCGTCGCGGTGAACCCGCTGCCCGAGCCGGGCCTGATGAAGTTCATGAACCCCCAGAAGCCACGCGGCCTGGTCGGCAAGGGCACGCAGCTGGCCGACCAGCACCTGCGGATCCGGATCGGCGGCGACCAGGCCCTGTTCCTTGCCCTCGGCCACCTTCTGCTCGAGGCCGAGGCCGCGAACCCGGGCACCGTGCTGGACAAGTCGTTCATCGAGTCGCACACCAGCGGCTTCGAGCTGTACGCCAAGCACAACACCGAGCTCGACTGGCCCGCGGTCGAGCAGGCCACCGGGCTGCGGCAGGCCGAGATCGAAGAGCTGGCGCAGCGTTTCATCAAGTCGAAGGCGACCGTGGTTGCTTGGGCGATGGGGCTGACGCAGCACCGCGACGCGGTCGCGACGATCACCGAGGTCGTCAACGTGCTGCTCCTGCAGGGAAACATCGGCAAGCCCGGCGCGGGACCGTGCCCGGTGCGCGGCCACTCGAACGTCCAGGGCGACCGCAGCATGGGGATCTGGGAGAAGATGCCGGACACCTTCCTGGACCGGCTCGATCACGAGTTCTCGTTCACCTCTCCGCGCGTGCACGGCATCGACGCGGCGGAGACCGTGAAGCGGCTGCGCGACGGCGCCGTCCGCGTGTTCTTCGCGATGGGTGGCAACTTCGCGTCCGCGACCCCGGACACCGAGGTCGTGCATCGCGGGCTCCGGCAGTGCGACCTGACCGTGCACGTGTCCACCAAGCTGAACCGGTCCCACACCGTCACAGGGCGCGAGGCGCTGATCCTGCCGACGCTCGGCCGGACCGATCACGATCACACCGCGGCAGGTCCGCAATCGGTGTCGGTCGAGGACTCACAGGGCGCCGTACACCTGTCGAAGGGCAATCTGATGCCTCCGGCGCCGGAGCTGAAGTCCGAGATCGGGATCGTGTGCGGGCTGGCGCAGTCCGTCGTACCGGATGTCGGGCAGATTCCGTGGGCCGACTTCGCCGACGACTACAGCCTGATCAGGCAGCGGATCGGGCGGGTCGCCGACGGGTACGAGAACTTCGAGGAGCGGCTGCGGGACGGCGACGGCGGCTTCCTGCTGGCGCACGCGGCGCGGGACAAGCGGGAGTTCAAGACGTCCGACGCGCGAGCGCAGTTCACGGCGAACGAGCTGACCTGGTTGCCGACGGAGCCTGGCCGACTGCTGCTGCAGACGTTGCGCAGCCACGACCAGTTCAACACGACGATCTACGGCCTCGAGGACCGGTACCGCGGCATCCACGGGACCCGCGATGTCGTCTTCGTGCACCCCGACGACCTGGCCGAGCTCGGCCTGCAGGACGGCGGGTACGTCGACATCGTGAGCGAATTCCAGGGCGTCGAACGGCGGGCCTCGCACTTCCGGCTGGTCTCGTACCCGACGGCTCGTGGCTGCGTGGCGGCGTACTACCCGGAAACCAACGTGCTGATGTCGGCAGACGATTTGGCGAAGGGCAGCAACACCCCGGTCGCGAAGGGGATCACGGTCAGGCTAGTCGCTTCCTGA
- a CDS encoding CGNR zinc finger domain-containing protein, whose amino-acid sequence MSFDSHARNVLAASVEYVNRLTPGYSGGVPYDAPADEPEAITAAVAEALTAIGHPPKSVPVDDARRLKLLAGRMRIVFEAANDGDLDTAAAEINELLIDTNARPQLDRGKDRPWSLHFHGPDEQLANGWAAGCAAGLALAVGSDLAGRLGVCAAPQCDRVFVDVSKNGQRRFCSPQCQSRVKAAAHRARQAAT is encoded by the coding sequence GTGTCTTTTGATAGTCATGCACGCAATGTGCTGGCCGCGTCGGTCGAGTACGTGAACCGGCTGACGCCCGGGTACTCCGGTGGCGTTCCGTACGACGCCCCCGCCGATGAACCGGAGGCGATCACGGCAGCCGTCGCCGAGGCGCTGACCGCGATCGGGCATCCACCGAAGTCCGTGCCGGTCGACGACGCGCGGCGACTGAAGCTGCTCGCGGGCCGGATGCGGATCGTCTTCGAGGCCGCGAACGACGGCGATCTGGACACCGCGGCGGCGGAGATCAACGAGTTGCTGATCGACACGAACGCGCGTCCGCAACTTGACCGCGGCAAGGACCGGCCGTGGAGCCTGCACTTCCACGGCCCCGACGAGCAGCTCGCGAACGGCTGGGCCGCCGGATGCGCCGCCGGTCTGGCACTCGCCGTCGGCAGCGACCTGGCCGGCAGGCTAGGCGTCTGCGCAGCGCCGCAATGCGACCGAGTCTTCGTCGACGTATCGAAGAACGGTCAACGCCGCTTCTGCTCCCCCCAATGCCAAAGCCGAGTCAAGGCCGCGGCGCATCGAGCCCGCCAGGCCGCCACCTGA
- a CDS encoding MFS transporter codes for MSAVSALTVRGFSRAVWILVIARAVNRIGAFTLPFLGVVLAVEFKASLGQVGLILAVFGAATIPSRLLGGQLADRLGRRRTIILGLVGCAVAQLSIALSHALWSAVLATILLGLAFEIYEPPSQAMIADVTEPEDRPAAYGLYSAALAAAGVLAGLLAAAISHWDLRWLFVADAITCLSCATLVALALPADVRRERPTDRPAAVWRDRRLLLLLAGGTVFATIYMQLVIGVPLTLLEQGLPKSGTGIILAVSAVTLIVAQRVLRVQHLDDFRAIAIGYVLVAAGLVVSAFAHNLSVFLLASVLWSLGELFLLTRYLTQASGLAPDEARGRYLAVFGLSWGIATTIAPITVTQLLKTAGPAGLWLTTAGAALVLAALQPWFRKRLA; via the coding sequence ATGAGTGCTGTTTCGGCGCTGACGGTGCGTGGGTTCTCCAGGGCGGTGTGGATCCTGGTCATCGCCCGCGCCGTGAACCGGATCGGTGCGTTCACGCTTCCGTTCCTGGGCGTGGTGCTCGCGGTCGAGTTCAAGGCGTCGCTCGGCCAGGTCGGCCTGATCCTCGCGGTCTTCGGTGCCGCGACGATCCCGTCCCGGCTGCTCGGCGGTCAGCTGGCCGATCGCCTCGGTCGCCGCCGTACGATCATCCTCGGTCTGGTGGGGTGTGCGGTTGCTCAGCTGTCGATCGCGCTCAGTCACGCCCTCTGGTCCGCCGTACTCGCGACGATCCTGCTCGGCCTCGCGTTCGAGATCTACGAGCCGCCCAGTCAGGCGATGATCGCCGACGTCACCGAGCCCGAGGACCGCCCCGCCGCCTATGGCTTGTACAGCGCGGCCCTGGCGGCGGCCGGCGTACTGGCAGGTCTGCTCGCAGCCGCGATCAGCCACTGGGACCTCCGCTGGCTCTTCGTCGCGGACGCGATCACCTGCCTGTCCTGCGCCACACTGGTCGCGCTCGCCCTGCCGGCCGACGTACGCCGGGAACGCCCGACGGATCGCCCCGCAGCAGTCTGGCGAGACAGGCGACTTCTACTGCTTCTCGCGGGCGGCACGGTCTTCGCGACGATCTACATGCAGCTCGTCATCGGCGTACCGCTGACGCTGCTCGAACAGGGGCTCCCGAAGTCGGGCACCGGCATCATCCTCGCCGTGTCGGCAGTCACCCTGATCGTCGCCCAACGCGTGCTCCGCGTGCAGCATCTGGACGACTTCCGAGCCATCGCGATCGGCTACGTGCTCGTCGCCGCTGGTCTGGTGGTCAGCGCGTTCGCTCACAACCTCAGCGTGTTCCTGCTCGCGTCGGTCCTGTGGAGCCTCGGCGAACTGTTCCTGCTGACCCGCTACCTGACCCAGGCGTCGGGCCTCGCGCCCGACGAGGCCCGCGGGCGCTACCTCGCGGTCTTCGGCCTGAGCTGGGGTATCGCTACCACGATCGCGCCGATCACCGTCACCCAACTGCTCAAGACTGCAGGCCCGGCAGGCCTCTGGCTCACGACGGCCGGAGCTGCCCTCGTGCTCGCGGCACTCCAACCGTGGTTCAGGAAGCGACTAGCCTGA